TGCATCTGTAAGAGAAAACATGTGAAAGCTGTCTTCGACGGTCCGTTGTATAAGAACATGATCTGCACAAATGGTTAGAACAAATAAGAACAAGAAAAGTACAAAagattattttatcatttatgaaAGAAATCCTTACTAGGAATACGATTAGGATGAGCGATTGGAGGAAGAATGAAATTAGAAACCATCAAATCTggatataagaaataaaaaaatttagacaaaGATGGATGGATGAGGAATTGTTGAGAACATAAAATTACCAGGAAACGGAGGAACATAACCAATAATAGCAACAAAGGGAACAAATGCAAGTGGAACAGTGAGGGTTTGAGGGGCTTGAAAACCGTAGAGTTGAGGGGCTTGAAAACAGGGGGCTTGAGGGGCTTGAAAATCGGGGGATTGAGGGGTTGAAAACCAGGGGCTTGGGGGGATTGAAAACCTGGGGCTTGAGGGGCTTGAAAACAGGGGCTTGCGGAGCTTGAAAATCGGAGGCCTGAGGGGCTTGAAAACCATAGGCTTGAGGGTATTGAGGTGCTTGAACACCGGGTGGAACAACACCTCCTTGCTCACCTACTTAAGCATCTGAatttcaaaaaggaaaaatataaacaataggATAATACTTAGAAATAGATACTTACTCTATGGAGCATTTACAACTGCCAGTTTTTTTAGGTTAATCAGAATGATGTGTCCCTGTATTCTAGTTCCTCCTCCGGCATGGTTAACACAGGTAAGCGGAACTCATATTTCGATACTGATAAAGTTTGGTTCCATTTTTTGTGACAGTTTGAATCGATTATCCTTTTTGCTTTTTTATAGTATTAGGTCAATTGACGTTTGGCTAACAAGCTATTATTGAATGTGCTaagaaagtttataaaatattttatat
Above is a window of Brassica oleracea var. oleracea cultivar TO1000 unplaced genomic scaffold, BOL UnpScaffold00746, whole genome shotgun sequence DNA encoding:
- the LOC106319983 gene encoding uncharacterized protein LOC106319983, coding for MLHRVSKEVLFHPVFKHLNTLKPMVFKPLRPPIFKLRKPLFSSPSSPRFSIPPSPWFSTPQSPDFQAPQAPCFQAPQLYGFQAPQTLTVPLAFVPFVAIIGYVPPFPDLMVSNFILPPIAHPNRIPNHVLIQRTVEDSFHMFSLTDAYRNFCSHLL